From a region of the Zingiber officinale cultivar Zhangliang chromosome 4B, Zo_v1.1, whole genome shotgun sequence genome:
- the LOC121975148 gene encoding F-box/LRR-repeat protein At3g48880-like — protein sequence MVDTKAIGKRWEEMETDVLVKIFKELNMIQLTPVSLVCRSWRLACSDPFIWNTLDLGLLESNFIQTRALPFIWVDERSDRRLTRILRMAMALSCGNITTMIFHFNLYMKDEHLNYISERSPHVRRLVMPAWNRITRVGLVQAIRRWEDLESLTMPSIGHPSYIMEEISRSCKNFSHLKVMGTFDVHFASCIAMHLPKLKVLSLRCSIVTKEALLFILNCMVNLEVLNISHCLLLESLVSGRRQIRSELDQTIFQKASHMRDFLYCQSSSCIACRRMIEDEGLMRWYRYEAWFWRQDEVSSLDLGEYGRLFDKNCVDRLLSSDINF from the exons ATGGTAGACACCAAAGCTATTGGTAAAAGATGGGAGGAAATGGAAACTGATGTCTTAGTGAAAATTTTCAAGGAGTTAAATATGATCCAACTTACTCCAGTTTCTTTGGTGTGCCGTTCTTGGCGTTTGGCTTGCTCAGATCCATTCATATGGAACACACTTGATCTAGGGCTTTTGGAATCCAACTTTATCCAGACAAGGGCATTGCCTTTTATTTGGGTAGATGAAAGATCTGATCGGAGGTTGACACGAATTTTGAGGATGGCCATGGCTCTTAGTTGTGGGAACATCACGACTATGATATTTCATTTCAATCTTTATATGAAGGATGAACATCTTAATTACATCTCAGAGAG GTCTCCCCATGTTAGAAGATTAGTCATGCCAGCTTGGAACCGTATTACAAGAGTTGGATTAGTGCAAGCCATCCGGAGGTGGGAGGATCTGGAATCCCTGACAATGCCCAGCATTGGCCATCCTTCTTATATAATGGAGGAAATAAGTAGGAGCTGCAAAAACTTCTCACACCTTAAGGTGATGGGAACATTTGATGTCCACTTTGCCTCTTGCATTGCAATGCATCTCCCAAAGCTGAAAGTTCTCAGTCTGCGGTGCTCTATAGTCACGAAAGAAGCATTGTTGTTCATCTTAAATTGCATGGTGAATCTGGAGGTGCTCAACATCTCCCACTGCCTCTTACTTGAATCCCTCGTTTCAGGACGGAGACAGATTCGATCAGAACTAGACCAGACCATTTTTCAGAAGGCTTCGCACATGCGTGATTTCTTGTATTGCCAGAGCAGCTCTTGCATTGCGTGCAGGAGGATGATTGAAGATGAAGGTCTGATGAGATGGTACCGGTATGAGGCCTGGTTCTGGCGCCAAGATGAGGTGAGCTCTCTTGATCTGGGGGAGTATGGCAGGTTGTTTGATAAGAACTGTGTTGACAGATTGCTTTCTTCTGATATTAATTTTTGA